TTTGTCAGCCAGGTCATCGCCATAGACGGTGCCGACCACGTTGATTCCGGGATAGTTGCCCAGAACCTTGGTCATCTCGTCGATCCAGATGTTCTGGTTCGTCGAGGTGGTGGTCGCCGACAGGACCGCGACGTCACCGCCATCGGGCAGGTGATCTGCGGCCAGCTTGATGATCATGTTGCCGATCAGCGCGTTGGACGAGGGGTTCAGGTGAACCTGGCGGCCCTCTTCGGCCACGCCCGAATCCCAGCTGATGACGGTGATCCCGCGCTGCTGCGCCCGCTTGAGAGCCGGGACAAGTGCATCGGTGTCATTGGCCGAAACGGCGATGGCATCAACGTTCTGCGCGATGAGCGAGTTGATGACCTCGATCTGGCCCTCGGCGGTGGTGTCGGTGGGACCGGTATAGATGATCTCCACGTTGCCCAGCTCGCTCGCGGCCTCTTCGGCACCCTTGGCTGCGGCCTCGAAGAAGCCGATGCCCAGGGCCTTGACGACCAGCGCGATGCGCATGTTGTCCTGCGCCATTGCGCTGGTGCCCATGAGGCTTGCGGCCAGCCCAAGGCCTGCGGCCATGGCGGTAAGTGTACGACGTTTCATTGGTTTCCTCCCAATCGGTGATAACGGACGGACGTCAGCCCGCCTCCTCTTGCTGACCCTGGCCCAACGGGGCGACGATCAGGTTCACATCGGAGGCGTCCAGCATGGCGGCCGCCTTGTCCGAGATATTTTCGTCGGTGACGACGGTGGTGATCCGCGTCAGCGGGCACAGCACGAGGCTGGACCGCTGTTCGAACTTCGAGCTGTCGACCAGAACGACCAGTTCATCGGCCTGCCCGATCAGCTTCTGTTCCGCCTGGATCAGCAGGGCGTCGGATTCCATCAGGCCGATGGGGCCCAGACCCTGCGCGCCCATGAACATGCGGTTCGCGTAGAAGTTGCGCGTCACATCATTGTCGAAGGGCGACAGGATGATGTTCTGTTCGCGGTAGATGGCCCCGCCCGACAGCATGATGGTGTTTTCGGAATTCTTCAGCAGATGTTCCGCGATCGGGAACGAGTTGGTGAAGATGTTGCACCGCCGCGTAGCCAGCGGGTGGACCAACTGAAAGGTCGTGGTGCCGCCGTTGATGATGATCGAATCGCCATCCTGCACCAGCTGCGCCGCCGCAAGCGCGATGGCCTGCTTTTCATGCATGTGCAGCGTTTCGTTCACCGAAAATGGCCGCCCCGTCAGACCCGACAGGGTGGCGGGCGAAATCGCCTCGGCCCCACCCCGGATCCGGCGCAGCTTCTTTTGCATGTGAAGCGTTGCGACATCACGTCGGATCGTGGCTTCCGACGCCCCCGTCAGGTCGCACAGATCCGCAACCTTTACCAAGGTCCGGTCCTGCACTGCGGACAGGATTACGCGATGTCGCTCGGTTTCGTGCATAGGGTCCTCCGTTTGTCTGACGGTGCATTTCTTTCCGCTCTCTGTCAATCACTTTCAATCATAATCAATCTTTCTGCGGCGCAGCATGACTGATTATGATTGAAAGTGATTGACAATATTGGGACCCTCACGCAGTGTCAGGACAAGCATTTTCGCGCGTTTTCGCGCCACCCGTGGAGGAACCCATGCTGAAAACAGTTCAGAGTCAGCGCCTTGAAAGCCGTTGGGATGACGGCGCCGCCGAAGGGCTGAGCGAATCGGAGCTGCTCCTCTATCGCTCGAACATTCTCGGCGCGGACAAGCGCGTGACCAACTATGGCGGCGGCAACACGTCGGCCAAGGTCATGGAAACCGACCCCCTGTCCGGCGAGCAGGTCGAGGTGCTCTGGGTCAAGGGATCGGGGGGCGATATCGGCTCCATCAAGATGGACGGGTTTTCGACCCTCTACATGGACAAGCTGGAGGCCCTGAAGGGTCTCTATCGCGGGCCCGAGCATGAGGACGAGATGGTGGCCTACCTGCCCCATTGTACCTTTGCACTGAACCCCCGCGCCGCGTCGATTGACACCCCGCTTCATGCCTATGTGCCGCGCAAGCACGTCGATCACGTTCACGCCGATGCCATCATCGCCATCGCCGCCGCCGCGAACTCGCAAGAGTTGACGCAAAAGGTCTTTGGCGACCGCATCGGCTGGCTGCCGTGGAAACGTCCGGGCTATGAATTGGGTCTGTGGCTGGAAAAATTCTGCCTCGAAAACCCCGATGCCGACGGCGTCGTTCTGGGCAGCCATGGCCTGTTCACCTGGGGCGACACCGCGCGGGACTGCTACGATACCACCATCGACGTCATCAACGTGGCCACCGACTGGCTTGCGGAACAGACCGGGTCGACACCGGCCTTCGGCGGACCGGTTCACGACAGCCTGCCGGGCGCGGCACGCCGCGCCGTCGCCGCGCGCCTGATGCCTGCGATTCGCGGCTACGTCAGCGGCAATCAGCACATGGTTGGCCACTTCAACGACAGCGATGCGGTGCTTGATTTCGTCAATGCGCGCGACATGCCGCCGCTGGCCGCGCTGGGCACCTCCTGCCCCGACCACTTCCTGCGCACCAAGATCCGGCCCCTGGTCGTGGACTTCGATCCGGCATCGGGCGACGTCGACGCGGTGCTCGCCGGGTTGCCGCAGCAGATCGCGGCCTACCGCGACGATTACGCCGCCTACTACGACCGCTGCAAACGTCACAACAGCCCCGCCATGCGCGACCCCAACGCGGTCGTCTACCTGGTGCCCGGCGTCGGCATGATCACCTTCGCCAAGGACAAGGCCACGGCCCGGATTTCCGGTGAATTCTACGTCAACGCGATCAACGTGATGCGCGGTGCCTCCGCGGTCAGCGAATATCAGGGCCTGCCCGAGCAGGAGGCCTTCGACATCGAATACTGGCTCCTCGAAGAGGCCAAGCTGCAGCGCATGCCCAAGCCCAAGGCCCTGGCCGGCCGCATCGCCCTCGTCACCGGCGGTGCCGGTGGCATCGGGGCCGCCACGGCCCGGCGTTACCTGCAGGAAGGTGCCTGCGTGATGCTGGCCGACATCAACTCCGACGCGCTCGAAACCGCGCGCGAGGGTCTGGCAGGCTCCTTCGGCGGCGACGTCGTGCGCAGCGTGATCATGAACGTCACCGACGAACAGGCGGTGGCCGATGCCATGGCACAGACGGCGGTGGAATTCGGCGGCCTCGACCTGCTGGTGTCGAACGCGGGCATCGCCTCTTCGGCCCCGGTCGAGGAAACGACGCTGGCGCTGTGGTCGCAGAACATGGACATCCTCAGCACCGGGTATTTCCTGGTCAGCCGCGAAGCGTTCAAGATGCTGCGCGTGCAGGATCTGGGCGGCTCCATCGTGTTCGTCGCCTCCAAGAATGGCCTGGCCGCTTCGCCCAACGCCTCCGCCTATTGCACCGCCAAGGCGTCGGAAATCCACCTCGCCCGCTGCCTGGCCCTGGAAGGGGCCGAGGTCGGCATCCGCGTCAACGTGGTCAACCCCGATGCCGTGCTGCGCGGCTCCAAGATCTGGGAAGGCGACTGGCTCGAACAGCGCGCCGGCACCTATGGCACCGACAAGGAAGGCCTGGAGGAGATGTATCGCAACCGCTCGCTGCTGAAGCGGTCGGTCTACCCCGAGGACATCGCCGAAGCCTGCTATTTCTTCGCCGCAGAGACATCGTCGAAGTCCACGGGCAACATCCTGAACGTGGACGCCGGCAACGTCCAAGCCTTCCCGCGCTGAGGTCCCGCAATGACATATGAAAGCGCCAAGGCCGCCTTTGCCGACTGGGGGGTCGACACCGAGGCCGCCATCGCCCGGCTGATGACCATCCCGATCTCCATGCATTGCTGGCAGGGGGATGACGTGAACGGGTTTGAACGCCGCGCGGCCACATCCGGCGGCGGCATCCAGGCGACCGGCAATCACCCCGGTCGCGCCCGCACCCCCGACGAGCTGCGCGCCGATCTGGACTTCGCCTATGCGATGATCCCCGGTCGCCACCGGCTGAACCTGCATGCGATGTACCTCGACACCGACAAGACCCCCGACCGGGACGAGATCGAGTTCGAGCACTTCGCCCCTTGGGTCGATTGGGCCCGTGAGGCGGGCATCGGGCTCGACTTCAACCCGACGTTCTTTGCCCACCCGAAGGCCGACGACAACCTGACGCTGTCACACCCCGACCAGGGCATCCGCGATTTCTGGATCGAGCACGGCCAACGGTCGCGCGACATCGCCGCGCAGATGGGGTCCGCCCTTGGGTCGGCCTGCGTCAACAACATCTGGGTGCCCGACGGGTACAAGGACACGCCCATCGACCGCATGGCCGCGCGTACCCGCCTGGAGACGTCGCTGGACGCCATGCTGGCCCCCGCGCAGGATCCGGCCCAGATGCTCGATGCGGTCGAATCCAAGCTGTTCGGCATCGGGGTCGAGGCCTGCACCATCGGCAGCCATGAATTCTACATGGGCTATGCCATCCGCAAGGGCACCCTGCTGTGCCTCGACATGGGCCATTTCCACCCGACCGAGAACATCGCAGACAAGCTCAGCTCCGTGGCCCTTTCGCTGCCGCAGATCCTGTTGCACGTCTCGCGTCCGATGCGCTGGGACAGCGACCACGTCACCCTGCTCAACGACGACCTGCTTGCGATGGGTCAGGAACTGGTGACGGCGGACCTTCTGGATCGCACGCGCATCGGGCTCGACTTCTTCGACGCCACGATCAGCCGCACCGCCGCCTGGGTGATCGGTACGCGCAACATGCAAAAGGCGCTGCTGCGCGCGTTGCTGCTGCCGCTCGACCGGTTGCGGCAGGCCGAGGATGGGCTCGACTATACCACGCGCCTGATGCTGACCGAGGAAATCAAGGATCTGCCGTTCGGGGCCGTCTGGGCGGAACTCTGTGCCCGCGACGATCGTCCCTCCGGACTGCCGCTGATTCAGGCGCTCGATGCCTATCAGGCCAAGGTCGCGACCCGCGGTTGACCATCAGGGAACGGGGCGCGGGGGGTCACCCCCCCTGCCCCGTCTCCGCCGCCAGCTCTGCGAATGCCTCCGGGTAAAGCTCTTGCCAGAAATCAAAGACGGCCTGCGCGTTCAGGGCTGACATCCAGCCGTGGCGCTCGAAATCCTGCGCCGCCGCCCCGTCCGCCAGACGCGCCGCGAACAGCCGGCGATCCGCGTCGCGCTGCGTGGGCGTGCGCGCCGCTGCAAGGTCGCGCACCAGGCCCAGCTTGCGGGCCCGCACCCCGGTGGGCACAGCGTCCGGCCGGGGCGCGGCCTCCTCGAGGCCATAGCCACCCTTCAACGCCGCGGCCAGGTATCGGGCGGGCGATTTCACCCCCTCTTGGCGGACCACATAGGCCAGGGTTTCGGCCACCGTCGCCTCGCCATGTTGCGACAGCCATTGCCGCGCCAGACGGTCGCTGACCCCCAGGGCGCGCATCTGCTCATAGATCGGCGCATGGCGGTGCCCTGCCCCGTCGTCCAGGTCCAGAATGGCCAGTTGCGGGTTGGGCGCGATCACGAACCGGATATCCGTGACGGCCCGGCCCCGCTTGCGCGTCTCGGGCGTGATCAGGATATTGCTGGACCGGTTCACCTCGGCCACGGCGGGCTTGATGATCTTGGCGTTCAGATGCTTGAAAACGCCGTAATAGTCACTGTCATCGACCCCCATCAGGCGCCGGAACGTCTCCAGGGTCCACCATCCGGTGCTGCCCGTGCGATGAAACCG
This Jannaschia sp. M317 DNA region includes the following protein-coding sequences:
- the rhaS gene encoding rhamnose ABC transporter substrate-binding protein; this translates as MAAGLGLAASLMGTSAMAQDNMRIALVVKALGIGFFEAAAKGAEEAASELGNVEIIYTGPTDTTAEGQIEVINSLIAQNVDAIAVSANDTDALVPALKRAQQRGITVISWDSGVAEEGRQVHLNPSSNALIGNMIIKLAADHLPDGGDVAVLSATTTSTNQNIWIDEMTKVLGNYPGINVVGTVYGDDLADKSYREAQGLMQSYPDLDAIIAPTSVGIVAAAQAVADAGKIGEVNVTGLGLPSEMAGAIESGASKSFAIWNPIDLGYSAAMIAHQLASGNATAEPGAEISIGRMGTITLDDTNSAAMADPFVYDESNIDDFKSIF
- a CDS encoding DeoR/GlpR family DNA-binding transcription regulator; the protein is MHETERHRVILSAVQDRTLVKVADLCDLTGASEATIRRDVATLHMQKKLRRIRGGAEAISPATLSGLTGRPFSVNETLHMHEKQAIALAAAQLVQDGDSIIINGGTTTFQLVHPLATRRCNIFTNSFPIAEHLLKNSENTIMLSGGAIYREQNIILSPFDNDVTRNFYANRMFMGAQGLGPIGLMESDALLIQAEQKLIGQADELVVLVDSSKFEQRSSLVLCPLTRITTVVTDENISDKAAAMLDASDVNLIVAPLGQGQQEEAG
- a CDS encoding bifunctional rhamnulose-1-phosphate aldolase/short-chain dehydrogenase, which translates into the protein MLKTVQSQRLESRWDDGAAEGLSESELLLYRSNILGADKRVTNYGGGNTSAKVMETDPLSGEQVEVLWVKGSGGDIGSIKMDGFSTLYMDKLEALKGLYRGPEHEDEMVAYLPHCTFALNPRAASIDTPLHAYVPRKHVDHVHADAIIAIAAAANSQELTQKVFGDRIGWLPWKRPGYELGLWLEKFCLENPDADGVVLGSHGLFTWGDTARDCYDTTIDVINVATDWLAEQTGSTPAFGGPVHDSLPGAARRAVAARLMPAIRGYVSGNQHMVGHFNDSDAVLDFVNARDMPPLAALGTSCPDHFLRTKIRPLVVDFDPASGDVDAVLAGLPQQIAAYRDDYAAYYDRCKRHNSPAMRDPNAVVYLVPGVGMITFAKDKATARISGEFYVNAINVMRGASAVSEYQGLPEQEAFDIEYWLLEEAKLQRMPKPKALAGRIALVTGGAGGIGAATARRYLQEGACVMLADINSDALETAREGLAGSFGGDVVRSVIMNVTDEQAVADAMAQTAVEFGGLDLLVSNAGIASSAPVEETTLALWSQNMDILSTGYFLVSREAFKMLRVQDLGGSIVFVASKNGLAASPNASAYCTAKASEIHLARCLALEGAEVGIRVNVVNPDAVLRGSKIWEGDWLEQRAGTYGTDKEGLEEMYRNRSLLKRSVYPEDIAEACYFFAAETSSKSTGNILNVDAGNVQAFPR
- a CDS encoding L-rhamnose isomerase — protein: MTYESAKAAFADWGVDTEAAIARLMTIPISMHCWQGDDVNGFERRAATSGGGIQATGNHPGRARTPDELRADLDFAYAMIPGRHRLNLHAMYLDTDKTPDRDEIEFEHFAPWVDWAREAGIGLDFNPTFFAHPKADDNLTLSHPDQGIRDFWIEHGQRSRDIAAQMGSALGSACVNNIWVPDGYKDTPIDRMAARTRLETSLDAMLAPAQDPAQMLDAVESKLFGIGVEACTIGSHEFYMGYAIRKGTLLCLDMGHFHPTENIADKLSSVALSLPQILLHVSRPMRWDSDHVTLLNDDLLAMGQELVTADLLDRTRIGLDFFDATISRTAAWVIGTRNMQKALLRALLLPLDRLRQAEDGLDYTTRLMLTEEIKDLPFGAVWAELCARDDRPSGLPLIQALDAYQAKVATRG
- a CDS encoding replication initiation protein, which translates into the protein MRPEQDNRNSRVSGEVPRDRLTGALKRDAVKKHVGAIHVSGKLTLLQRKLSNVLLLNAYDSLTQARSHQIDARTLCLMVGYNSNDFDTLKASLRGLAETVAEWDMLDPEGQQEWGVSSLLSYAKLKGGVCEYAYSPALAEKLSDPKVFALINLNIQRRFTSGHALALYENCYRFHRTGSTGWWTLETFRRLMGVDDSDYYGVFKHLNAKIIKPAVAEVNRSSNILITPETRKRGRAVTDIRFVIAPNPQLAILDLDDGAGHRHAPIYEQMRALGVSDRLARQWLSQHGEATVAETLAYVVRQEGVKSPARYLAAALKGGYGLEEAAPRPDAVPTGVRARKLGLVRDLAAARTPTQRDADRRLFAARLADGAAAQDFERHGWMSALNAQAVFDFWQELYPEAFAELAAETGQGG